TGCTTCACACCACCTGGAGTGCACACTACATCACCATATGCACACAGATTTCCCCGCAAAAACGCATGTCCAAATCAAAAGTGATAACGCAAGGAAACCTTTGCGTTTGCTCTTCAGATCATTTCCGTGTAAACATAGCCTAAATGTGACTGGGAAATGCGGCCTTACCTAAAAGTGGAGTGAGCGAATCTCTCTAGTTGTCAATGTCCCAAAATCTAATGAGCACTAGTCACATTGGCTAGTTCTCATCAACTAGTAAAGCCGGGAAACATTTATTTCTACCAGGTGGGACATACTAGTGAccagaaaaatagaaacaccTTTACAGTGAAAAACAATGGAGTTCAGTTAATACTATCTTACTAAAGATGTAGAAATTAAATAGgctataaaaaaatcatgttacaatttttaattatccaatacaacaacatgaaaacaaataattgatCAATTGTTATATGGATCATATTATAACATTAAActagtacattttttttttatgtaaatgaaaCATGACCACTCTGTAAATTAAGTTATGACGTTTACCACTTGTCACCCATCCAATGACAATAGTGGTACACATGGAATTTGTAGGTTTAAAGTTGGCAAGGAATGCCACAACACGCCATTAGTTTCACCCTCTGTGAGATCAGCAATCTAAAATTGACAGGTAGTTAGGCTAAGGTAAAAGCTTTGTCctgcaataacaataataaatatcattttcattaatcaagttcttgaaaaaaaaaaaacagcacaaataCTTAGTTGAAAAAATagcttgaataaaaaaatgacagagtGCATACATCTGAAAATGTAGCCTTAATCAAAAAGCTGCCAAAGCCTATGTGTGAAAGCAGGGTGGCACAAGGGAAACTTAGTGGGTTAGTAGGTTAGTGAAATTAGAAACACAGATTTCAAAAAAATCTTCTAGAATGAGAGAATGTTATTGATGGTATAGCATGATGGTTATTCACATTGTCTTTTGCAGGAATGTTCAGCCTCACGGAAGTAGCCTCCCTGAATGACATCCAGCCAACTTATCGAATACTGAAACCATGGTGGGATGTCTTCATGGATTATCTTGGTATTGTCATGTTGATGTTGGCCATATTTTCTGGAACAATGCAGTTAACTAAGGACCAAGTGGTTTGTCTTCCCATTATGGAACAAACTCCAGAGGGGGCTGAGGGCTTTTTCGGACCACAACCACCAGAAATAGTTGATAGTTTATGGAACAAAGAAAGCGCCATAGGAGAGCAAGCCGCTCCTTTAATGGCTAGAAGGCCTCCTAATAACATCGCCCCCACAGTTCACTTTACGCAGTCGGGTGCTCTTGGGCAGCCTCAGCCTACAGGTGTCAGGACTAAGCTGGATTTTCAGCAGTATGTTTTTGTCAATCAGATGTGCTACCATGTTGCTCTTCCTTGGTATTCCAAATATTTCCCATACCTGGCTCTAATTCACACCATTGTATTAATGGTCAGTAGCAACTTCTGGTTCAAGTACCCAAAGACAAGTTCCAAAATAGAACATTTTGTTTCGATACTGGGAAAATGTTTTGAATCGCCTTGGACTACCAAAGCACTGTCCGAGACTGCCTGCGAGGACTCGGAGGAGAATAAGCAGAGACTGGCTGGGGCCTCCTCCCTCCTGAAGCATCTGTCAACATGCAGTGAGGAGGGGAGTCCAAATCAGTCCGCCCCAATGCTGACTAAACCTGTGCTCACGTTTTCTGCTGAAAAGCTTGTGAGTGAAGTTCCCTCCATGACCATTCTGGACAAGAAAGATGGTGAGCAAGCAAAAGCCCTTTTTGAAAAAGTCCGGAAATTCCGTGCCCATGTGGAAGACAGTGACTTAATTTACAAGCTGTATGCCATTCAGACAGTcatcaaaacagtaaagtttattttgatCCTCTGCTACACAATGACTTTTGTTGCCTCTATAGAATTTGACCATGTGTGTGAGCCTGAAATAAAGCATTTGACTGGATACACAAAGTTCCACTGTACACACAACATGGCGTTCATGTTGAAGAAACTTCTTGTTAGTTATATTGCTCTTATATGCGTTTATGGCATAAtctgtatatacacactgttCTGGCTTTTTCGGAGACCACTTAAGGAGTATTCCTTTGAAAAAGTCAGAGAGGAGAGCAGCTtcagtgatattccagatgttAAGAATGACTTTGCATTCCTCCTCCACATGGTTGATCAGTACGACCAGCTGTATTCAAAGcgttttggtgtttttctctctgaggTGAGTGAGAACAAACTTCGGGAGATCAGCCTTAACCATGAGTGGACCTTTGAGAAGTTGCGGCAGCATGTGACGCACAATTCTCAAGAAAAGTTGGAACTCCATCTTTTCATGCTCTCCGGGGTGCCAGATGCTGTGTTTGAGCTCACTGATTTGGAAATCCTTAAACTAGAATTAATCCCAGAGGCCAGGATAACAGCTAAAATCTCACAAATGATAAACCTCCAGGAGCTGCACTTGTATCACTGTCCAGCCAAAGTTGAACAGACTGCTTTCATTTTTCTGCGTGATCATCTCCGGTGCCTTCATGTCAAATTCACAGATGTTGCTGAGATTCCAAGCTGGGTATACTTGTTGAAAAATTTAAGGGAACTGTACTTGGTTGGTAACCTGAActctgaaaacaacaaaatgatcgGACTCGAGTCTCTGCGAGACCTCAGGCACTTAAATCTTCTGCATCTCAAAAGCAACTTAACAAAAATCCCGACAAACATAACAGATCTGTCTCCACATCTGATCAAGTTGGTCATTCATAACGATGGAACAAAGCTCCTTGTTCTGAATAGtttgaagaaaataatgaaTCTTGCCGAACTGGAGCTTCTTAACTGTGAGCTGGAGCGAATCCCACATGCTATTTTCAGTTTGAACAACCTTCAGGAACTGGACCTAAAATCCAACAACATTCGTACCATTGAAGAAATCATCAGCTTCCAGCACCTTAAGAGACTGACATGCCTCAAACTTTGGCACAATAAAATCATCACCATTCCATTGTCAATTAGCCATGTCAAAAACCTTGAGTCGCTCTATCTCTCACACAACAAGCTTGAGTCTCTACCCTCATCGTTATTCACCCTTCCCAAGTTGAGGTACCTCGATGTTAGCCAGAACTCTATAGTGGTAATACCACTGGAGGCTGGCTTTCTGCAGAACCTCCAACATTTTGCCATTACCGGCAACAAAGTGGAGGTAGTTCCTAAGCAACTGTTCAAATGCAACAAACTGAGGACCTTATGTCTCGGTCACAACTGCATCACCTCCATTCCAGAGAAAATTGGCCAACTATCGCAGTTGACACATCTGGAACTGAAGGGAAACTGTCTGGATCGTCTTCCAGCTCAGCTTGGTCAGTGCAGCCTCCTGCACAGGAGCTGCCTGATTGTGGAGGATCATCTCTTTGACTCGCTCCCCATGGAGGCAAAAGAGCACATGAATCAGGAATCTAGTGCATCTTTTCCAAATGGGTGTAAGTGTCTAAGTGATGGACGGTAGTCACATCCTACATGGCATAACATGTCTGGCATTTCATCTTGGGTGTAAATAAGTCTAAGTACTGGTGCACTTCATGATGTATCAGTAACTTATGAAATGTACATAACACAGCTGCTACAATGGTTGGTAAAACTGGAGAAATTAAGAGGATCTCTAGTATTGATCATGGCTGGTGTCATGTCTACAGTGTATTTATGGACATTTCCATCCTTTCGAATCTTTTTGGTtaaatttaattatatttacattaccTAGCTACAAAGGGACAGTTTACTTGAATTACAAATACACCTTTCCTGTAATGGTATCTAACCATGCAGTTAGTTTAGAAATGTCTGCCTCCACCCTAATAAAGTGGATCTTAGTAGATTTCGTTCTGCAGTGAACACCTCACAGCAACAAGATATCatgtttgaaatgattcaaCAGCATTGTTTCTTCACTGTTACAGTGCCCCCACTACCCTGGATAAGATCTTGCAATTTTTAGTACACCTACATTTTATGATTAG
This sequence is a window from Etheostoma cragini isolate CJK2018 chromosome 9, CSU_Ecrag_1.0, whole genome shotgun sequence. Protein-coding genes within it:
- the lrrc8db gene encoding leucine rich repeat containing 8 VRAC subunit Db, with the protein product MFSLTEVASLNDIQPTYRILKPWWDVFMDYLGIVMLMLAIFSGTMQLTKDQVVCLPIMEQTPEGAEGFFGPQPPEIVDSLWNKESAIGEQAAPLMARRPPNNIAPTVHFTQSGALGQPQPTGVRTKLDFQQYVFVNQMCYHVALPWYSKYFPYLALIHTIVLMVSSNFWFKYPKTSSKIEHFVSILGKCFESPWTTKALSETACEDSEENKQRLAGASSLLKHLSTCSEEGSPNQSAPMLTKPVLTFSAEKLVSEVPSMTILDKKDGEQAKALFEKVRKFRAHVEDSDLIYKLYAIQTVIKTVKFILILCYTMTFVASIEFDHVCEPEIKHLTGYTKFHCTHNMAFMLKKLLVSYIALICVYGIICIYTLFWLFRRPLKEYSFEKVREESSFSDIPDVKNDFAFLLHMVDQYDQLYSKRFGVFLSEVSENKLREISLNHEWTFEKLRQHVTHNSQEKLELHLFMLSGVPDAVFELTDLEILKLELIPEARITAKISQMINLQELHLYHCPAKVEQTAFIFLRDHLRCLHVKFTDVAEIPSWVYLLKNLRELYLVGNLNSENNKMIGLESLRDLRHLNLLHLKSNLTKIPTNITDLSPHLIKLVIHNDGTKLLVLNSLKKIMNLAELELLNCELERIPHAIFSLNNLQELDLKSNNIRTIEEIISFQHLKRLTCLKLWHNKIITIPLSISHVKNLESLYLSHNKLESLPSSLFTLPKLRYLDVSQNSIVVIPLEAGFLQNLQHFAITGNKVEVVPKQLFKCNKLRTLCLGHNCITSIPEKIGQLSQLTHLELKGNCLDRLPAQLGQCSLLHRSCLIVEDHLFDSLPMEAKEHMNQESSASFPNGCKCLSDGR